Part of the Arvicanthis niloticus isolate mArvNil1 chromosome 3, mArvNil1.pat.X, whole genome shotgun sequence genome is shown below.
tcttggttacccctcccccttgaggttttcccagtgttatagcctgctgatgttcaaaatttgtaaaacaaccaatcatgtgtaaccgcgagAAAAAGCagccaatcatgtgtaaccacgcaaaaattcctccctttccccaccccgtgctataaaaaaagCTCCttagcttgctggccttttgtcaaacttCTGTTCCTGcttggacaagcagttttgaccttggctaggcaactctccccaataaacccctgctgattgcatccaggtatggtttcttgtgattcttgggtggttgtgatttcctgagacttgaagggtctcccgagtttgggggtcttcactaccataaaaaattttaaattaaaaacttaacaGCATTTGTAGcactaaatacaaaataaaatttaaaaataaatataatgaaatataaatattgtgtAATATAAACATAGCAAACTTCTGGATTTAGGGCTCAGTAAGTTGTTAAATACCTAGAGTGCTAACATTTTTCAAGCATCAATTCTTCTAAACCAACTTTCAATTAACCACTTTATAACATTATGAATAGATAAAGGTGCCTTTCTCAAGCATTTTCTACAGAACTGTAACAAACTTTGCTGGTCTTGTAAAATTCGCTGATATACTATCTACATCAAAATCTTCATCAAAAAAAGAATGTGAACGTTCTGAATCAGAGTCCAGTTCACCTAACCTGCCTAAGTCCCAAGTGAAACTAGATACACTAATTATCTGTTCTTCAGCCAGGAAACTGACCAGGTTCaaagcagaaacacacacacaagaaaaaaaaaagtcaaacttcAAGAGGTCTAATGTGGTATGTATATTAAACTACTGGTTTTCTCCACTATCATACAAAGTCACTCTGCTCTTTTTCAACTGTAAAAGGGTACATGAGGTGATAAGTAAGTTTCTGGTTATGTGTGATAATCTAATAACCACTAGTCCCTTACATGAAAGAAATATTCATTTGTCTCCATTCTGCACTAAGTACATCTTTATGACTGTGATGTCACTGATACAAGAGATCTCATCATTGAAGACACATGCTTCACAAAAGTCACTGAGCTTCAGAGAAACACACTTCAGCCTCTTATTATGGCTTGGACCATTACATAGCAAATGTGTACTGCAGAGAACACAGAATCACCATTAGGGCAAAGGATGTAAAGGAATGTGGTAGTTGAGCCACTAATGGCCACTTGTTCTTCTGGACACTGTAGCATTTCACATCCTTTACTGCAGCTCCAGTAACAGAGTCTCGTCCACACAAAATGTAAATGTAGCCATTCAGATATGTCACATCCATTCCCTCCAGACACAACAAGTGGCCGGTCAGTTGATGCAAATTATTTCGGTCTGCCTTATATACCCATACATCTTTCCTGggctgaacagtgggaaagatgtcatgGTCTGGAGAAATAGAGACAGGTAAAGTGGTGAGAGTTCTAGTGTGTGTAAAGCAAGTCACAGGCAAGGACACTTTGTAAATTTCCCCAGAGTATGAGTCACAACAGAAAAAAGGATGTTTGGGGTGTCCAAAGAAAACCATCATTCTGTTGGCACACACCCCTAACCTATCGGGTGGATTTTCAACTGCAGGGACAACAGTATTGCTGGtgtcattgttattattactgttgcTATTGCTGCTGTCACTGCTGCTGCGTGGCACCCTAACCAGAGTCTTGGGCAAACCATCATCAAATCGCAGCTGCTGGAGGGCCCTTTCAATAATGTCCAGGCAGTATTTCTTCACAATAGGCTTGGTCAGTAGCTCCTCTAAGTAGTCCTGATCTTCTACAGGGAAGTGTGCCCAACGAATACACTTAAAGACTTCCGCTGCACTGGGGCCACGCTCTTTCGGAGCAGCCTCCAGCCACTGCACCGCCACATGACACACagtcttctcactctccacatcCAGACTGTCCAGACGCAGGACGGCCAGCAGCTGGGCCAGGGTCAGATCTGCCAGCGTCTCCTCCAGAATGGAACCCATCCTGCTGAGCTGCTTGAAGTTGTGGGCTATGAAGGACTGGGCCTGAGATCGCAGCTTGTGGTGGTCAAAGGCATCGGCAAACTTGAGGATGGCAGTGCAGTTGGTCAGGTCGAGCCGGCGAGCCAGGAAGGAAGCACAGGCTTCACGCACGTACTCCAGCTGGAGCATATCCGAGGCCGCGTACAGGCGCTGCACGTTGGCCTCACTGAGCGACACGCGACCAGTGTAGCAGTAGTCCACCAAGACCTCGAAGGACTCGGCATCCACGTCGTGGATGGTCACGCTGGCCTGCTGGCTCTCGTACATGCCCCCTGTGAACATGCTCTTGAAGTAGGGGCAAGCCGCCGCCAGCACGTTGCGGTTGCACGAGAAGAGGCGCCCCGTGCCGGGCCCACTGCCAGGCGTCACCACCTCGATGGTCACATCGCACAGCAGCCGCGCGTCGTAGAAAGACTTGAGCTGTGCCAGCAGGGCTGCAGAATGGGCCGTGTCCTTTAATTCCTCCGGGCCCGTGAAAAACGCCGACACCGAGGGCTTGGAAATCCTCTTGGGCCGCCTCCCGCCGCGGGGACTGGCGAGGCGGCGAGAGCGCGGGGCGTCTTCCCGGGACTGCATGGTGGCGATGGCGGCGGGGCGCCGAGGGCGAGAACGGCTGCAGACGCCCGGCTCCTCCTCACGCCTCCCTCGCCGACGCCGACTCAGCGGCGTCCCAGAACAGACTCCGCTCGCGGCCGCGATTACTCAGCTGGGCCTTCGCCGCGGTGCCGCCTCCCTTTATCGCGTAACCCGCGGCCAGCGTCTTCACACCAGCGCCAGCACCATAGCAAAAGTTGCCACCACACGAAGGGAGCAGACCCAGAAGGACAATTACAAGTTGCTTTCCCGCCTCCAGGCTTGACGGGAGTTTTCCGGTTCTAAGGCGGAAACCGAAAGACACCAAGTGCTTTGCATTTTGGGAGTTGTAGTTCATCCAAAGGCGCGATCCTGTTTGGCTGCTCATTGTTTTCAGGCTGTACTAGAAACCGTCAATtgtctttggaattttttttttttaatcgggTTTAGAATTATGGTTTGAAATCCTCATTAATCCTTCTGTTCtaatatgtgtttcttttttcttttgtaaaacatCAATAATAGTATTTGACAAGATTGAGGATTAAAAGAGCTACATTGTCTTGGATTTACAACGCTTAATAGTTTAAGAGAGAAAGGAACTCTTaacaattaatcctttacttaattcCCTGTTGCTACACAGCAGGAGTTAATTACTAGAAACTAGCAGCCTTTGGCCTTAGGATagcaaagaatttaagaaaagtAAATATCACCAAAAGTAAGCTACTTTTGCCCTAGCCACCCTAACTTTTGCCACCAAAACCACCAATTCTCCCATCACTGCTTCTCTTGGGAAACCCTGTGATGCTGGGAAGGTCACTGGCGACAAACcatacacagacactcacaaatacacaagTAAATGTCAAAGGGCTATAGCTCAATTGGTCAAGTGCCTGCCTCAAACAcacgaggccctgggtttgattcccaatacTACATCAATCAGGTTTGACAGTACAGACTGCAATCCTAGCACATGGGAAAaagatcagagttcaaggtcattttcagctacatagtgagttcaagaccagtctaggACATATTGTAAAGAATATCTGACCGCCTttgagaatagactactccagaccacgcggttctaagtgggaaaaggtttattcaggggaaagggcaaaggtggggagagaagagaagtagaggccggccatgaccacgtggagagagagaaagatgggggaggggacagagaggcaagagggtaagagaggaagagagca
Proteins encoded:
- the LOC117705778 gene encoding kelch repeat and BTB domain-containing protein 7-like yields the protein MQSREDAPRSRRLASPRGGRRPKRISKPSVSAFFTGPEELKDTAHSAALLAQLKSFYDARLLCDVTIEVVTPGSGPGTGRLFSCNRNVLAAACPYFKSMFTGGMYESQQASVTIHDVDAESFEVLVDYCYTGRVSLSEANVQRLYAASDMLQLEYVREACASFLARRLDLTNCTAILKFADAFDHHKLRSQAQSFIAHNFKQLSRMGSILEETLADLTLAQLLAVLRLDSLDVESEKTVCHVAVQWLEAAPKERGPSAAEVFKCIRWAHFPVEDQDYLEELLTKPIVKKYCLDIIERALQQLRFDDGLPKTLVRVPRSSSDSSNSNSNNNNDTSNTVVPAVENPPDRLGVCANRMMVFFGHPKHPFFCCDSYSGEIYKVSLPVTCFTHTRTLTTLPVSISPDHDIFPTVQPRKDVWVYKADRNNLHQLTGHLLCLEGMDVTYLNGYIYILCGRDSVTGAAVKDVKCYSVQKNKWPLVAQLPHSFTSFALMVILCSLQYTFAM